In Oryctolagus cuniculus chromosome X, mOryCun1.1, whole genome shotgun sequence, a single window of DNA contains:
- the LOC127487101 gene encoding uncharacterized protein CXorf51A, which produces MGKVVQKAQESGVNMKQPTASTKPKVKTPYQSKSRGVGKGLKTTGKAKRPLQGTPNKKVREKTSTPVKKTKKTKGTTLFGHYHRLNEKLNKSDPKEEKKNVENSTVSSDGQGN; this is translated from the exons ATGGGTAAAGTGGTACAGAAGGCACAGGAGTCTGGTGTGAATATGAAACAGCCAACAGCAAGTACAAAACCGAAGGTGAAGACCCCATATCAGTCTAAATCCAGAGGTGTTGGCAAG GGCCTGAAGACCACAGGAAAGGCAAAAAGACCACTTCAGGGGACTCCAAATAAGAAAGTTCGTGAGAAGACCAGCACTCCTGTGAAGAAAACTAAGAAGACCAAAGGAACAACACTATTTGGCCATTATCATCGACTGAATGAAAAGCTCAATAAAAGTGAccccaaggaagaaaaaaagaatgtggagaaCTCTACAGTTTCAAGTGATGGCCAGGGTAACTGA